The following proteins are encoded in a genomic region of Micropterus dolomieu isolate WLL.071019.BEF.003 ecotype Adirondacks linkage group LG04, ASM2129224v1, whole genome shotgun sequence:
- the LOC123969213 gene encoding actin cytoskeleton-regulatory complex protein PAN1-like yields the protein MNLLVVIWCFTVLCSSLPVSEAKKRVKRSDDSDEMYYMQPQFQPFPVPIPVPFPGPFVFPFAIPPVPPQVIPPPFIFPPVIPPIGK from the exons ATGAATCTGCtggttgtgatttggtgcttcACAGTATTGTGTTCCTCCCTCCCT GTTTCTGAGGCGAAGAAACGGGTCAAACGCTCAGATGATAGTGATGAG ATGTACTACATGCAGCCTCAGTTCCAGCCATTTCCTGTACCCATTCCAGTGCCATTCCCAGGGCCTTTTGTTTTCCCATTTGCCATCCCGCCAGTTCCTCCACAGGTCATCCCTCCACCTTTCATCTTTCCACCTGTCATCCCTCCAATCGGAAAATGA